A stretch of Elusimicrobiota bacterium DNA encodes these proteins:
- the rbfA gene encoding 30S ribosome-binding factor RbfA: MLSYKRSVRIAELIQKEIAKIMQELKNPEIGFVTITGVKLTDDLLDARAYYSVMGSQEEIEKTKAIITDSIQEIRHQLALRLNLRRTPTLIFSYDDTPEKAAHVFELLEKIKEEDSEPETKKSNSCPRIKKK, translated from the coding sequence ATGTTAAGTTATAAAAGATCAGTTAGAATTGCGGAGCTCATACAAAAAGAAATTGCAAAAATTATGCAGGAGCTTAAAAATCCTGAAATTGGTTTTGTTACGATTACAGGAGTAAAACTGACTGACGATCTTCTTGATGCCAGAGCCTACTATTCGGTAATGGGAAGTCAGGAAGAAATTGAAAAAACGAAGGCAATAATTACGGATTCAATCCAAGAGATACGCCATCAGCTTGCTTTGCGTTTAAATTTGCGCCGAACACCCACCTTAATATTTTCTTATGATGATACTCCGGAAAAAGCCGCCCATGTGTTTGAATTGCTCGAAAAAATAAAAGAGGAAGACTCAGAACCTGAAACAAAGAAAAGCAATTCGTGTCCCCGAATAAAAAAGAAATAA